Below is a genomic region from Streptomyces sp. NBC_00461.
AGGTCGACCAGAAGGCCGGACCGTACGACCTGGTGACCGACGCCGACCGCCTCGCCGAGCGGTACCTCACCAAAACCCTCGGCGCCCTGCTGCCCGGTTCCGTCGTCGTCGGCGAGGAGGCGGTGCACGCCGACCCGACGACGTACGAGGCGATACAGGGCGACGCACCGGTCTGGATCGTCGACCCGGTCGACGGGACCCGTCAGTTCGTGCACGGCGACTCCGGCTTCTGCACGCTGGTCGCGCTCGCCCGGCACGGAGTCCTGCTCGCCTCATGGACGTACGCACCGGCCCGCGCCCAACTCGCCGTCGCCATGAGGGGCCGGGGCGCCTTCCTCAACGACGAGCGGCTGCACGCCGGGTCACCCGCCCCCGGCCGCGATCTCCAAGTGGCCACCTCCCACCCGGACTACACCACCGACGAGCAGAAGAGCGAGCTGCTCGGCCTGTGGACCGACGGCGTCGCGCCCCGGCCCTGCGGCTCGGCGGGCCTGGAGTATCTCGCCATAGCGCGCGGCGAGTTGGACGCCACGGCCTTCACCTGGGAGGCCGCCTGGGATCACGCGGCCGGCATCCTGCTGGTCGAGGAGGCGGGCGGCGCCCACCTGACGCGCACGGGGGAGCCGTTCCGCATCACCGGAGGCAATGCCCTGCCGTTCACCGCGGCCCGCGACGCGGCCACGGCCCGCCGGGTGGCCGGACTGCTGTAGGGCACCGCACGGCCTCGCCGGCCGTCGGCCGGGCTGCACCCGCGGCCGGAGACTGTCGGAGCCCCGTCATATCCTGATCTCAGTGGCCGTCTGGTTGACGAAGGGGTCCGAGGTGCCGTCGATGCTCGATGCTGTCGTGGTGGGTGCGGGGCCGAACGGGCTGACGGCCGCCGTGGAGCTGGCCCGTCGCGGCTTCTCCGTGGCCGTCTTCGAGGCCCGTGACACCGTCGGCGGGGGAGCCCGCACCGAAGAGCTCACCCTGCCCGGCTTCCGGCACGACCCGTGCTCCGCGGCCCACCCGCTCGGCATCAACTCGCCGGCGTTCCGTGCCCTGCCCCTGGAGCGGTACGGCCTTGAGTGGCTGCACGCCGAGCTGCCCATGGCGCACCCCTTCCCCGACGGCAGCGCCGCCGTGCTGTCCCGGTCCGTCGCCGAGACGGCCGCCTCCTTCGGCCCCCGGGACGCGGGCGCGTACCGCAGGCTGGTCGAGCCCTTCCTCCCCAAGTGGGACACCCTGGCCCGCGACTTCATGTCCCTGCCGCTCACCGCGCTCCCGCGCGACCCGGTGACACTCGCCCGCTTCGGCCTGGTCGGCCTGCCGCCGTCGACCTGGCTGACGCGCCGCTTCCGCGACGAGCCGGCCAAGGCCCTGTTCGCCGGTCTCGTCGCGCATGTGATGGCCCCGCTCAGCGGCTTGGCGACGGGCGCGATCGGCCTGGTCTTCGCCCTCGCCGCCCACGCCCGCGGCTGGCCCGTGGCCCGCGGCGGCTCCCAGTCCATCTCCGACGCGCTCACCGCGTATCTCAAGGACCTGGGCGGCCAGGTCCACACGGACTACGAGGTCAAGCGCCTCGACGACCTGCCACCCGCGCGCGCGTACGTCTTCGACACCTCACCCACCGCCCTGGCCCGCATCGCGGGCTTCGGCCGCTACTACGAGGGCTTCAAGTACGGCCCCGGAGTCTTCAAGGTCGACTACGCGCTGGACGGCCCGGTGCCGTGGACAGCCGAGGAGGCCCGCGCCGCCGGCACCGTCCAGATCGGCGCGGACAGCGCGGAGATCGGCGCCGCCCTGCGCGCGGCCTCCCGCCAGGGCCGTGCCCCCGACAAGCCGTTCATGATCACGGTCCAGCCCAGTGTCGTCGACCCCACCCGCGCACCCGAGGGCAAGCACGTCTTCTGGGCCTACGGCCATGTCCCCAGCGGCTGGACCGGAGACCTCACGGATGTCATGGAGCGCCAACTGGAGCGCTTCGCACCGGGGTTCCGCGACCGCGTCCTCGCCCGCGCTACAGCCGGCCCACTGGAACTCGCCGCCCGCAACGCCAACTACGTCGGCGGCGACATCGGCACCGGCGCGGTCTGCGGACTCCAGACCCTGCTGCGCCCCAAACTCTCCCTCTCCCCGTACACCACCCCTCACCCCGCGGTCTTCATCTGCTCGTCGGCCACCCCGCCGGGCCCCGGAGTGCACGGCATGTCGGGGCACAACGCGGCGAAGGCCGTCTGGAAGAGGCTGCGACAGACATGACGACCACCCTCACCCTCACCCAGGGCGACATCACCCGCGAAAGCGCCGACGCGATCGTCAACGCGGCGAACTCCTCCCTGCTCGGCGGCGGAGGCGTCGACGGCGCCATCCACCGCCGCGGCGGCCCCGCGATCCTCGACGAGTGCCGCAGGCTCCGCGCCTCGCACCATGGCAAGGGCCTGCCCGCCGGCCAGGCGGTCGCCACCACGGCGGGCAACCTGGACGCACAGTGGGTGATCCACACGGTCGGCCCGGTCTGGTCATCCACCGAGGACCGCTCCGAACTCCTCGCCTCCTGCTACCGGGAGTCGCTGCGCGTCGCCGACGAGCTGGGTGCCCGGACGGTCGCTTTCCCCGCGATCTCCACCGGCGTGTACCGGTGGCCGATGGAGGACGCGGCGCGTATCGCGGTGGAGTCGGTACGGGGCACATCGACGGACGTCGACGAGGTGCGGTTCGTCCTCTTCGACGACAGGGCGTACGAAGTGTTCGCCCGGCGACTCGGCTGACCCGAGGAACTCACACCCGGCTGGCCCAGCACGAGAACGTGCGCGATGAGGCCCCAGGTCCATCAAGCCCGGGTCACGCCTCCTGCCCGGCGTGGGCGGGGAGTTCGCCCGAGCCTCGGATGATCAGCCGGGTGGGGACGGTGATGGTGCGGGCGCGGGAGCGGTCGCCGTCGAGGCGGGCCAGGGCCACGGTCGCCGCTGTTGTGCCGATCTCCTCCGGATCCTGGGCGACGACGGTGAGGGCCGGTTCCAGGGCCTCGGCGAGCGGCACGTCGTCAAAGCTGACGACGGCGATGTCCTTGCGTCCGCTGCGGGCGAGTTCGGCGACTATGCCCATGGCGACGATGTTGTTGCCGGCGAAGATTGCGGTGGGGGGATCCTTCACGTCGAGGAGTCGGGTGGTGGCGACGGAGGCCCCGTGCGGGTCGTGGGCGCTGGCGAGCAGGGAGCGGTCGTAGGGGATGTCGGCACTCTGCAGGGCCGCGCGGTAGCCGGCGAGGCGCTCACGGCGGGTGTGGAGCGTGGTGGGCAGGTCGCCGAGGAAGCCGATGCGCCGGTGGCCGTGGGCGATGAGGTGGGCGACGCCGTCCTGGGCGCCCGTGCGGTTGGAGCTGACGACGCTGTCCGCGGCCAGTCCCGTTCCCGGGCGGTCGAGGAAGATGACGGGCAGGCCCGCGGTGCGGTGGGTCTTGAGGTGGGAGTGGTCGGCGCCGACGGACGGCACGACCATCAGGATGCTGACGCGGCGGGCCAGGAACTTGTCGGTCAGGGCGCGTTCGCGGTCGGGATCGTCCGTGGAGGAGCCCATCAGCAGGGTCAGTCCGCGGTCGCGGACGGTGTCCTCGATACTGCGGGCCACCGCTCCGAAGAAGGGGTTGCCGAGGTCGGGGATGACCAGTCCGATGGTGGTGTCGGGTCCGCCGACCCGGATGTTGCGGGCCATGAGGTTCGGCTGGAAGCCGAGCTTGGCGACTGCGGCGAGCACCTGTTCTCTGGTCCGGGCCGAGGCCGGCCCGTCCTCGTTGAGGACTCGGGAGACCGTCTTGGCGCTGACACCCACTTCGCGTGCGACGTCTGCCAGGGTGGGGCGGCGGTTCGCTGCCATGGAGGAAGCCGTCTCCTGTGCTCGTCGGTTCCGGCCGCGGCCTCGGCCGGATCCCGTCGAGTGTCGAGTGGTGGTGGTCAGGTGGCCTGGACTCCCGCGGCCTTCGCCGCCGCGGAATCCGCCACGACAGTATCTCCGGCCTCGTCGAGGGTGAGTGCGCCGGTCATGATGGCGACGACCTCCGCCATCGAGTAGTCGGACGGCCTGATCACAGCGGCGCGCCGGCCGAGGCGGTGGACGTGGATCCGGTCGGCGATCTCGAAGACGTGCGGCATGTTGTGGCTGATCAGGACGACCGGCATGCCCTTGTCCCGGACCCGGCGGATGAGATCCAGGACCTGCCCGGACTCCTTGACCCCGAGGGCGGCGGTCGGCTCGTCCATGACGACGACACTGCTGGCCCAGGCGACGGAACGGGCCACCGCGACCGCCTGCCGCTGTCCGCCGGAGAGCGTCTCGACCGACTGCGTCAGCGAGCGCAGACCGATCTTGAGGTCGGCCATGTGCTCGGCGGCCTCCTGGCGCATCCGCTTCTTGTCCAGCATGCGGAAGACACTGCCGAGGACACCGGGACGGCGGAGCTCGCGCCCCAGGAACATGTTCGAGGCGATGTCCATGGAGGCGGCCACGGCGAGATCCTGGTAGACCGTCTCGATGCCGTGGGCGCGTGCGCTCTGCGGGCCGGCGAAGGTGATGGGCTCGCCGTTGAGACGTATCTCGCCCGCGTCGGGGGCCACCGCGCCGGTGAGCGCCTTGATCAGGCTGGTCTTGCCGGCGCCGTTGTCGCCGATGACGGCGAGCACCTCGCCGGGCAGCAGGTCGAAGTCGGCGCCGTCGATCGCGGTGACATGGCCGTAGCGCTTGACCAGACCGCGGGCCTGCAGCACGGGTGTGGGGGCGGATGTGGCGGTCATCGGGCCTTCTTCCGGGAGATCTGGTCGACGGTCACCGCGAGGATCACCAGGACTCCGGTGATCAGCGTCTGGTAGATGGACGCGACGCCCATCAGCTGCAGACCGTTGCGGAAGACGCCGACGATGAGGACGCCGATGAAGGTGCCCAGGACCGATCCGCGTCCGCCGAAGAGGCTGGTGCCGCCGAGGACCACGGCCGTGATGCTGTCGAGGTTGTCCGTCTGGCCGGCCTGCGGGTCGCCGACCCCCGTGCGGGAGATGAGCAGCAGGGCCGCGATGCCGTACAGCAGGCCCGCCACGGTGTAGATGCCGATCGTCAGCCGGGAGGTGCGGATGCCGTTCAGGCGCGCCGCTTCCTGGCTGTTGCCCAGCGCGTAGACGTGCCGGCCCCAGCCGGTGCTGCTCAGCGCGTAGGCGAGGAGGAGGAACAGGGCGATGGTGACGAGGGAGCCGTAGGTGATGTCGGTGTGGCCGAGCGGGAAGGTCTGCCCGAGCGCCGTCAACGGTCCGGGCAGGTTGGTGACCGTCTGCTCCGCGGAGTAGATGTGCGTGAGCGCGAACGCCACGTTCAGCATGCCCAGGGTGACGATGAACGGCGGCAGCGGGATCTTCTGCACCAGCAGCCCGTTGACCAGCCCGAAGCCGCCGCAGACGGCGATGCCCAGCGCGATGGCGAGGAGCGGCGGCAGGGAACCCTCGGCGGCCATCTTGGCGATCACGATGCTGCCGAAGGCCATCACGGCACCGCACGACAGGTCGATGCCCGCCGTGAGGATGATCAGCGTCTGCCCGATGGCGAGCGTGCCGACGACCATGACCTGCTGCACGATCAGCGAGAAGTTGCCGCCGGTGAGGAACTGGTCGGATGAGAAGGAGAAGAAGGCGCAGGCCAGAAGCAGCGCGGCCAGCGGACCGGTGGTCGGTGCCGTGAGCAGTCTGCGGGCCGTGGTCGGCGCTTTGAGCCCGGCGTACGGCGATGACGTACTCGGGGGCGTGGACGTGGCGGTCATGCGAAGTCCTTGTCGGAAGACAGCAGTTCTCGTCGGAAGACAGAAGTCCTTGTCGGTCCCACTCGCTCCCTCTCGGTCCATGCCGGACGCGAGGGGAACGAAGGGCGGCCGTCCCCGGTCGGGGAGGAGTGGCCGGTGCCGGCCGCCCCGTGGGGAGAGCAGGGACGTCGTCGTACGGTCCCGGGGGAGGGGCCGGCTCAGCCCCAGCAGTTCTGCAGGCCGAACCCGGTGTCCTTGGACGTCACTCCGCTCTCGGGCTTGTCCGTGATCAGGTTGACGCCCGTGTCGGTGTAACCGGACGCCTTCTTGCCGTCCTTGGCGTACGTCACGACGGCCTTGACACCCTGGGCGGCCATCTTCAGCGGGTACTGCTGGGACGTGGCGGCGATCTTGCCGTCCTTGACCGCCTGCGTCCCGGTGCAGCCGCCGTCGACGGAGACGATCAGGACGTCCTTCTCCCGGCCCTTGGCCTTGAGTGCGGTGTACGCGCCCAGCGCGGCCGGCTCGTTGATGGTGTAGACGAGGTTGATGCCGGGGTTCTTCTGGAGGCAGTTCTCCATGGCGGTCTGGCCCTTGGCCTGGTCGCCGCCGGTGTCCTGGGCGCACAGGACATCCTTGTCGGTGGCGCCGAAGCCCTTCAGGAAGCCGCTGTGCCGCTGCACGCCCACGGAGACGCCCGGCGCCAGGTCGAGGGTGGCTATCTTCGCGGCCTTGCCCTTCATGGCGGCCTTGGCGTACTCACCGATCAGCTCGCCGGCGTTCACGTTGTTCGTGGCGAAGAGGGCGTCGACCGCGCTCTGCGGCTCCGTCGGCGTGTCCAGGGCGATGACCAGGACGCCCTTGGCGCGCGCCTTCGCGATCGCCGGCACGATCGCCTTGGAGTCGCTCGGGGTGATCAGGATGCCCTTCACGCCGGAGGCGACCATGTTCTCGATGGCGGTGACCTGACCGGCGTTGTCGCCGTCGAACTTGCCCGCGGCGGTGACCAGTTGGGCGCCGTTCTCCTTGGCGGCCTTCTGCGCGCCTTCCTTCATCTTCACGAAGAACGGGTTGGTGTCGGTCTTGGTGATCAGGCCGACCTTGACGCTGCCCGAACTTGACCCGGCGGTGCCCGTTCCGGCGCCGGATCCACAGGCCGTCAGCGTGAGGGCTGCCAGGCCGGTGCACGCGGCGGCTCGGAGGAGGGCCGAGGGCAGACGAGGGGTGCGAGACATGAACGACTCCTGCGGGATAGCGGGCGGTGCGGCGGCATCGGAGCATGCCGTCCCGGGATGTCATCGTTGACTTATGTCATCGTTGACACCGCATGGCGAGGATGATGGACTCCGTCTCCCGGAAACGTCAATGCCCTGCACCCGTCACAAATCGGCAACGTCCGCGGCCGCCGTCCGCCCGTTGCCGTGTGAAAGCGGCCCGTGACGTGCCCGCCTCGTCCGTACATCCGTACGTCCGCCAGAGAAGAGCAGCTCATGAGCCCGCGTCAGATCACCGTCCTGGGAGAGTGCGTCGCGGACGCCTTCGCCACACCCGCGAGTGCCTCGAACGAACTCGCCCTGCGGGTCCTGCCGGGTGGCGGACCTGCGAACACGGCGGTTGCACTGGCCCGCCTCGGCACCCCTGCCCGCTTCCTCGCCCGTCTGTCCGGCGACGTCTTCGGCCGCCTGTTCCGTGCCCACCTGGAGGCATCCGGGGTGGACCTCTCAAGCGCCGTCTCGGCGGCCGAGCCCAGCACCCTGGCCGTGGCGGAGCTGGACGCACAGGGGCAGGCCGGGTTCTCCTTCCATGCGCAGAACACGGCCGACTGGCAGTGGACGGCAGAGGAGCTGGCGCGGGTCGACCTGTCCGACAGCGCCTGCGTGCATACCGGGTCCCTGGCCCTGGTCCGCCAACCCGGCGCGGCGGTGGTGGAGGACTTCCTGGCGGCGGCCGCCCCCCGGGCGACCATCAGCATCGACCCCAACGTCCGGCCGCTGCTCGTGCACCCCGACGTCTACCGCGCCCGGCTGGCGCACTGGTGCGGCCTCGCCGACGTGCTGCGGCTGAGCGAGGACGACCTGGAGCTGCTGCTGCCGGAGACCCCTCCTGAGCAGGCGTGCGACATCTGGCACGCGGCCGGGGCACGGCTCGTCGTCATCACCCGCGGTGCCGACGGCGCCCTCGCCTCGCTCGACGGCGCACGGGTGCGGGTGCCGGCGGTGGCGACACGGGTCGTCGACACGGTCGGGGCCGGGGACTCCTTCACCGCCGGCCTGCTGCACCACCTCGGCGCCCACGGCCTTCTCGGCGGCCGGCTGACGGACCTGCGCCTTGACGAGGTCGCCGAAGCGTGTGTGTTCGGCGCCCAGGTCGCCGCGCTGACCTGCTCGGTCACCGGACCCAACCCGCCGTACGCGGGGCAGCTGGCGCAGCTCGCGGCCGCCGGCGGCGCCTGACGGGCTGCGGGGCCGCACCGGCGCGATCGCATGGCGACCGTTGACGAGGCAGCCGGAAGGCCCTCATCATCGGGCCACCCGCTATGTCATCGATGACATAGGCCGACGGCGCCACGCCTGGCCGGCGCCACACCTGGTCGGCGGCGCGGATAACGAGCCCCGGCTCCCCGGCACGTCGGCCCCTGACGCGACTGATCTCTGACCGACACCGACCACAAGGACACCGCACCATGAACAAGACCCTGCTCGCCGAGTTCACCGCACGTGAGGGAGCGCAGGACGAGGTCGCCCGCCTGCTGGGCGAGTACGCCCTCAAGGTGCGCGAGGAGGAGGGCAACCTCGCCTTTGACGTCTACACGAAGACGTCCCACCCCCGCGCCTACTGGATCTTCGAGGTGTACCGCGACGAGGAGGCCTTCCAGGCGCACCTGAAGGCTCCGTACGGCGGCCCGTTCAACGCCGAGCTCACCCCGCTGATCGAGGAGGACGCCTCCGTTCTGACGTTCCTCGACCCGGTGCGCTGACATACGGCCGGGCTCTTCGACGTGCGGGCCTGCGAGGCGTTCGCCGCGCAGGCCCACTGACGGTGCGTCATATCGGCCTGGTTCAGCCGTCGATGCGGTGTGTGCTCCAGAACGAGGTCAGGTCCGTGGTCGTGGCGGCCTGGGCCGCGGCCTTGAACTCGGAGGTGGTCGAGACGCCGTACCAGTGCGAAGTCGCGTAGTCCTTCAGCAACTTGGTCATGACGGTGTCGCCGAGCACCCGCCGCAGGTCGTGCAGGGCGCACTTGCCGTAGCCGTAGACGACGGTGGAGTAGCGGGACGAGTGGGTGTCCCAGTAGGCCATGGAGTTGGTGATCTTCTCCGTGGAGGAGGCCCACGAGACGCTGTTCCAGCAGTTGCTGCCGGTCTTGCCCAGGGCCAGGTCGGTGGAGTAGTCGGTGAACGCCTCGTCGAGCCAGGGGCTGTTGTACTCGTCGTCGCCGACGATGCCGTACCACCACTGGTGACCGATCTCGTGGGTGAGCGCGGTGGTGCTCACGAGGTCGAGGACGAACCCCGGGTACTCCATGCCGCCGAACCAGTAGTTGTTGTCGATGACGGCGTCCAACTCGCCGTAGGGGTACGCGCCGAAGCGTGCCGCGTGGGCGTCGACGGCGGTCTTGGCGGTGCTGAGCATCGACTGCGCGTCGGAGGAGCTGATGTCCGAGACGGAGTAGACGTTGATCGCGGTTCCGGCGGCAGAGGTGCCCGAGATCTTGCTGAACGGTCCGGCCGCCCAGGCGAAGTCACGGACCTTGGACGCGGTGGCGGTGGTGACCGTGCGGCCGCTGGAGCCGGGGGTGTCGGCCGAGGTGCCGGTGGCCGGTACCAGCAGGGTGCTGGGGTGGTCGAGGGTCACCTTGAAGTCGGCGGCCAGGGAGTAGAACGACTCGCCGTTGTTCGTGTACGGGTCCAGGTGCCAGCCCGAGCCGTCCCTGACCGCGAGGACGGGCAGCGCGTTGCCGACGAAGCTGAACGCTCCGTCGTGGCCGAAGCGGTCGGCCCCGCTGGGCACGGTGATACCGAGGTCGAAGCCGATCGTGGCGGACTGTCCCTGGGCCAGGGGCGCCGGCAGGGTGATCTGCAGGGCCGTGCACGCGACCGACGGCGAACCCGCCGTGCCGCCGCTGACGTTGGTGACCGTGATCGGCATCGACGAGCAGCTGCCGTGGTAGTTGTCCCAGAGCCTCAGGTACACCTCGCTGAGCGCGGTGGCGGAGGCGTTGGTGAAGGTCGCGCTCTCATGGCCGGTCCAGACGGTACCGCTGGTGTTGCTGGTGAGACTGACGGTGTACGAGGGAGCGGCCGGTGTGCGCGTGGAGTCCGCCGGCGGGGTGGTGCCGCCGGAGGTGTCGAGGGCGATGTCGTCGAGGACGAAGCTCGTCCTGAGGCTGGAGTCCTCGGTGCCGGTGAAGGCGAGGCTGACGGTCTGGCCCGCGAACGCCGACACGTCGAGCGACTTGCGCACGTACCCGGTGTTCTTGTCGAGGTTCGAGTACGTCGCCAGGGTCGTACCGCCGACCTTCGCCGTCAGCTTGTCGTAGGCGACGGACGAGGTCGTCTCGGCGGTGTCGGTGTGGAGCCAGAAGGACAGGGTGGCGGTGCCGCACCCGGCCGGGATCGTGACGCTCTGCGAGAGGGTGTCGGTGTGTGTGCTGCCCACCCCGTCCAGCCAGGCGTAGGCGGTGCCGCCGTGGGCGGTCTGGCCGGAGCGGCTGGTGATGACGCTCGTCGACGACTGGGTCCACGGCGAAGTGCCGCTCTCGAAGCCGCCGTTGGTGACCACCTGACTCGGGGTGCAGGCAGCGTCGGCCGACTGGGCGGAGGACGGCGCCGCGGCCGCCGGGGTGACGGGGATGAGGGACAGGGCGGCCAGCGCGGCGACGGCGAGTGCGCGCGTGGCGATGGTTCTGTGGGGGGTCGATCTCACACGAAACTCCTTTGCGGCGGCCGGGATTCCGGCCTGCTCGGCGACTGCCGGGTCGGCTGGGGTGCGCCGGGGGCGGTCGTGGGCTGCGTGTATCGG
It encodes:
- a CDS encoding LacI family DNA-binding transcriptional regulator; the encoded protein is MAANRRPTLADVAREVGVSAKTVSRVLNEDGPASARTREQVLAAVAKLGFQPNLMARNIRVGGPDTTIGLVIPDLGNPFFGAVARSIEDTVRDRGLTLLMGSSTDDPDRERALTDKFLARRVSILMVVPSVGADHSHLKTHRTAGLPVIFLDRPGTGLAADSVVSSNRTGAQDGVAHLIAHGHRRIGFLGDLPTTLHTRRERLAGYRAALQSADIPYDRSLLASAHDPHGASVATTRLLDVKDPPTAIFAGNNIVAMGIVAELARSGRKDIAVVSFDDVPLAEALEPALTVVAQDPEEIGTTAATVALARLDGDRSRARTITVPTRLIIRGSGELPAHAGQEA
- a CDS encoding O-acetyl-ADP-ribose deacetylase, producing MTTTLTLTQGDITRESADAIVNAANSSLLGGGGVDGAIHRRGGPAILDECRRLRASHHGKGLPAGQAVATTAGNLDAQWVIHTVGPVWSSTEDRSELLASCYRESLRVADELGARTVAFPAISTGVYRWPMEDAARIAVESVRGTSTDVDEVRFVLFDDRAYEVFARRLG
- a CDS encoding ATP-binding cassette domain-containing protein, which codes for MTATSAPTPVLQARGLVKRYGHVTAIDGADFDLLPGEVLAVIGDNGAGKTSLIKALTGAVAPDAGEIRLNGEPITFAGPQSARAHGIETVYQDLAVAASMDIASNMFLGRELRRPGVLGSVFRMLDKKRMRQEAAEHMADLKIGLRSLTQSVETLSGGQRQAVAVARSVAWASSVVVMDEPTAALGVKESGQVLDLIRRVRDKGMPVVLISHNMPHVFEIADRIHVHRLGRRAAVIRPSDYSMAEVVAIMTGALTLDEAGDTVVADSAAAKAAGVQAT
- a CDS encoding ABC transporter permease, yielding MTATSTPPSTSSPYAGLKAPTTARRLLTAPTTGPLAALLLACAFFSFSSDQFLTGGNFSLIVQQVMVVGTLAIGQTLIILTAGIDLSCGAVMAFGSIVIAKMAAEGSLPPLLAIALGIAVCGGFGLVNGLLVQKIPLPPFIVTLGMLNVAFALTHIYSAEQTVTNLPGPLTALGQTFPLGHTDITYGSLVTIALFLLLAYALSSTGWGRHVYALGNSQEAARLNGIRTSRLTIGIYTVAGLLYGIAALLLISRTGVGDPQAGQTDNLDSITAVVLGGTSLFGGRGSVLGTFIGVLIVGVFRNGLQLMGVASIYQTLITGVLVILAVTVDQISRKKAR
- a CDS encoding sugar ABC transporter substrate-binding protein — translated: MSRTPRLPSALLRAAACTGLAALTLTACGSGAGTGTAGSSSGSVKVGLITKTDTNPFFVKMKEGAQKAAKENGAQLVTAAGKFDGDNAGQVTAIENMVASGVKGILITPSDSKAIVPAIAKARAKGVLVIALDTPTEPQSAVDALFATNNVNAGELIGEYAKAAMKGKAAKIATLDLAPGVSVGVQRHSGFLKGFGATDKDVLCAQDTGGDQAKGQTAMENCLQKNPGINLVYTINEPAALGAYTALKAKGREKDVLIVSVDGGCTGTQAVKDGKIAATSQQYPLKMAAQGVKAVVTYAKDGKKASGYTDTGVNLITDKPESGVTSKDTGFGLQNCWG
- a CDS encoding phytoene desaturase family protein, coding for MLDAVVVGAGPNGLTAAVELARRGFSVAVFEARDTVGGGARTEELTLPGFRHDPCSAAHPLGINSPAFRALPLERYGLEWLHAELPMAHPFPDGSAAVLSRSVAETAASFGPRDAGAYRRLVEPFLPKWDTLARDFMSLPLTALPRDPVTLARFGLVGLPPSTWLTRRFRDEPAKALFAGLVAHVMAPLSGLATGAIGLVFALAAHARGWPVARGGSQSISDALTAYLKDLGGQVHTDYEVKRLDDLPPARAYVFDTSPTALARIAGFGRYYEGFKYGPGVFKVDYALDGPVPWTAEEARAAGTVQIGADSAEIGAALRAASRQGRAPDKPFMITVQPSVVDPTRAPEGKHVFWAYGHVPSGWTGDLTDVMERQLERFAPGFRDRVLARATAGPLELAARNANYVGGDIGTGAVCGLQTLLRPKLSLSPYTTPHPAVFICSSATPPGPGVHGMSGHNAAKAVWKRLRQT
- a CDS encoding putative quinol monooxygenase, giving the protein MNKTLLAEFTAREGAQDEVARLLGEYALKVREEEGNLAFDVYTKTSHPRAYWIFEVYRDEEAFQAHLKAPYGGPFNAELTPLIEEDASVLTFLDPVR
- a CDS encoding inositol monophosphatase family protein produces the protein MIEDTETIDEFLARHSADVGEAVRTAAAAEIMPRFRRLAAHEVDQKAGPYDLVTDADRLAERYLTKTLGALLPGSVVVGEEAVHADPTTYEAIQGDAPVWIVDPVDGTRQFVHGDSGFCTLVALARHGVLLASWTYAPARAQLAVAMRGRGAFLNDERLHAGSPAPGRDLQVATSHPDYTTDEQKSELLGLWTDGVAPRPCGSAGLEYLAIARGELDATAFTWEAAWDHAAGILLVEEAGGAHLTRTGEPFRITGGNALPFTAARDAATARRVAGLL
- a CDS encoding M1 family metallopeptidase produces the protein MRSTPHRTIATRALAVAALAALSLIPVTPAAAAPSSAQSADAACTPSQVVTNGGFESGTSPWTQSSTSVITSRSGQTAHGGTAYAWLDGVGSTHTDTLSQSVTIPAGCGTATLSFWLHTDTAETTSSVAYDKLTAKVGGTTLATYSNLDKNTGYVRKSLDVSAFAGQTVSLAFTGTEDSSLRTSFVLDDIALDTSGGTTPPADSTRTPAAPSYTVSLTSNTSGTVWTGHESATFTNASATALSEVYLRLWDNYHGSCSSMPITVTNVSGGTAGSPSVACTALQITLPAPLAQGQSATIGFDLGITVPSGADRFGHDGAFSFVGNALPVLAVRDGSGWHLDPYTNNGESFYSLAADFKVTLDHPSTLLVPATGTSADTPGSSGRTVTTATASKVRDFAWAAGPFSKISGTSAAGTAINVYSVSDISSSDAQSMLSTAKTAVDAHAARFGAYPYGELDAVIDNNYWFGGMEYPGFVLDLVSTTALTHEIGHQWWYGIVGDDEYNSPWLDEAFTDYSTDLALGKTGSNCWNSVSWASSTEKITNSMAYWDTHSSRYSTVVYGYGKCALHDLRRVLGDTVMTKLLKDYATSHWYGVSTTSEFKAAAQAATTTDLTSFWSTHRIDG
- a CDS encoding carbohydrate kinase family protein yields the protein MSPRQITVLGECVADAFATPASASNELALRVLPGGGPANTAVALARLGTPARFLARLSGDVFGRLFRAHLEASGVDLSSAVSAAEPSTLAVAELDAQGQAGFSFHAQNTADWQWTAEELARVDLSDSACVHTGSLALVRQPGAAVVEDFLAAAAPRATISIDPNVRPLLVHPDVYRARLAHWCGLADVLRLSEDDLELLLPETPPEQACDIWHAAGARLVVITRGADGALASLDGARVRVPAVATRVVDTVGAGDSFTAGLLHHLGAHGLLGGRLTDLRLDEVAEACVFGAQVAALTCSVTGPNPPYAGQLAQLAAAGGA